A region from the uncultured Draconibacterium sp. genome encodes:
- a CDS encoding DUF2892 domain-containing protein: MKERIIRAVAGTLVLTSILLAIFVNIYWLGLAGFVGLNLLQSSLTKFCPLDFFLEKAGVE, encoded by the coding sequence ATGAAAGAGAGAATAATACGTGCAGTAGCAGGAACATTAGTTTTAACAAGTATTCTTTTAGCCATATTTGTTAATATTTACTGGCTTGGTTTGGCAGGATTTGTTGGATTGAATTTGCTTCAATCCTCGTTAACAAAGTTCTGTCCACTGGATTTTTTCCTTGAAAAAGCAGGAGTAGAATAG
- a CDS encoding efflux RND transporter permease subunit → MKTGFAGGIAKQFINSKLTPLLMIAFMAIGIYSSYLTPREEEPQIDVPIADIFFRYPGASPKEIESRVMQPLEKVVANIPGVEYVYSTSMPGQAMLIVQFYVGEDIERSLVKMYNEIMKHMDQMPHGTSLPLVKTRSIDDVPVLGLTFWSENYDDYQLKRIAQEVNNEIEQVTDVSETKVIGGRSRQIRVVLNNGAMARYNVDALSIAQKIQTANQQFNTGSFNKNDVEYLVEAGEFLKTSDDVSNLVVGIHGGSPVYLKQVASILDGPEEPIQYVNFGFGTMDERNTDFAGEYPAVTISVAKRRGADAMKVSDEILEKIKHLEKDLIPADVHVDVTRNYGETASHKVSELLMHLAGAIIAVTFVVMLAMGWRGGLVVFLSVPITFALTMFSYYFLDYTLNRITLFALVFVTGIVVDDSIIIAENMHRHFKMKKLPFIQAAMRSIDEVGNPTILATFTVIAAVLPMVFVSGLMGPYMSPMPIGASIAMIFSLLVALTITPYLAFRLLKVVEKDDKVKKAFKLENSPIYKIYFKTMKPMLESPWKRWTFIGTITVFLLASMTLVYFKMVAVKMLPFDNKNEFQVVIDMPEGTTLERTAAITKELAAYIAQQEEVLNYQTYVGTASPMNFNGLVRHYDLRSGSNVADIQVNLTDKTERKVQSHDIAKAMRPGIQELAKKFNANAKVVEVPPGPPVLSTLVAEIYGPDYDQQIEVGRQVKKLFSETADVVDIDWQVEDDQVEYKFNVLKEKAALMGVSTQQVVSSVAMALGGQEVAQLYAEKEHEQVGIALRFSEDERSSIEDLKKVNIMSMTGQTVALGDVVEIKEEIQDKSIYRKNQKRVVYVTADVAGKLESPVYGILEMSENLNQIKLPEGYVLNEEFTEQPFVQDNYSLKWDGEWQITYEVFRDLGAAFAVVLLVIYMLIIGWFQNFTVPFVMMVAIPLSLVGILLGHWMMGAFFTATSMIGLIALAGIMVRNSILLIDFINLRLKDGIPLKDAVIEAGAVRTTPILLTAGTVVIGAVVILFDPIFQGLAISLMGGTIASTFLTLIIVPLIYYMTEKKKYPEKKQENLSPELQENDKTNKEEN, encoded by the coding sequence ATGAAGACAGGATTTGCTGGCGGAATAGCCAAACAATTTATAAATTCGAAATTAACGCCGCTGTTAATGATTGCTTTTATGGCAATCGGTATTTACAGCTCGTACCTGACTCCACGCGAAGAAGAACCGCAAATTGATGTACCAATTGCTGACATTTTCTTTCGCTACCCCGGAGCAAGCCCAAAAGAAATTGAATCGCGCGTAATGCAACCGCTTGAAAAAGTTGTTGCCAACATTCCCGGGGTTGAATATGTTTATTCTACCTCAATGCCGGGCCAGGCAATGCTTATCGTTCAGTTTTATGTGGGAGAAGACATTGAACGCTCGTTGGTAAAAATGTATAACGAGATTATGAAACACATGGACCAGATGCCACACGGAACAAGTTTACCGCTGGTAAAAACACGGTCAATTGACGATGTTCCTGTGTTGGGCCTTACCTTCTGGAGCGAGAACTACGACGATTACCAGTTAAAACGGATTGCACAGGAAGTAAACAACGAAATAGAGCAGGTTACTGACGTATCTGAAACAAAAGTTATTGGTGGTAGATCGCGCCAAATACGAGTGGTATTAAACAACGGCGCAATGGCCCGGTACAATGTTGATGCCCTAAGTATTGCTCAAAAAATTCAAACTGCCAATCAGCAATTTAACACTGGTTCTTTTAATAAAAACGATGTTGAATACCTGGTTGAAGCCGGCGAATTTCTAAAAACTTCGGATGACGTTTCAAACCTGGTTGTTGGCATACATGGCGGAAGCCCGGTTTACCTGAAACAGGTTGCCAGCATTCTTGATGGTCCTGAAGAACCTATTCAGTATGTTAATTTTGGCTTTGGAACCATGGACGAACGAAATACTGATTTTGCAGGCGAATATCCGGCCGTTACTATATCGGTTGCCAAACGCAGAGGGGCCGATGCCATGAAAGTATCGGATGAAATTCTTGAAAAAATCAAACATCTTGAAAAAGATTTAATTCCGGCTGATGTACATGTTGATGTAACGCGTAATTACGGCGAAACAGCTTCACACAAAGTATCGGAGTTATTAATGCACCTTGCCGGAGCAATAATTGCTGTAACTTTTGTGGTAATGCTTGCCATGGGTTGGCGCGGTGGACTGGTGGTATTTTTATCGGTACCCATTACTTTCGCCTTAACCATGTTCAGCTATTATTTTCTTGATTATACCTTAAACAGGATTACACTTTTTGCATTGGTTTTTGTAACCGGTATTGTGGTAGACGACTCGATTATTATTGCCGAAAATATGCACCGGCATTTTAAAATGAAAAAGCTGCCATTTATTCAGGCGGCTATGCGCTCAATCGACGAAGTTGGAAACCCAACTATTTTGGCAACCTTTACAGTAATTGCTGCCGTTTTGCCAATGGTATTCGTATCGGGGTTAATGGGACCTTACATGAGCCCAATGCCAATTGGAGCCTCAATTGCCATGATATTCTCGTTACTGGTAGCGCTTACCATTACACCGTACCTGGCATTCCGTTTACTAAAAGTGGTTGAAAAAGACGATAAAGTAAAAAAGGCATTTAAACTTGAAAATTCGCCGATTTACAAAATATATTTCAAAACCATGAAGCCCATGCTGGAATCACCTTGGAAACGCTGGACTTTCATCGGAACAATTACTGTTTTTCTATTGGCATCAATGACCCTGGTTTATTTTAAAATGGTAGCCGTAAAAATGCTTCCTTTTGATAATAAAAACGAGTTTCAGGTAGTAATAGATATGCCCGAAGGAACAACGCTGGAACGTACGGCCGCAATTACAAAAGAACTTGCAGCCTACATTGCACAACAGGAAGAGGTATTAAATTACCAAACTTATGTTGGAACAGCTTCACCTATGAATTTTAATGGTTTGGTACGTCATTACGATTTACGCAGCGGGTCAAATGTAGCCGATATACAGGTAAACCTTACTGATAAAACGGAGCGAAAAGTACAAAGTCATGACATTGCCAAAGCCATGCGCCCAGGTATTCAGGAACTTGCCAAAAAATTTAATGCCAACGCCAAGGTGGTAGAAGTTCCACCCGGACCTCCGGTACTTTCAACTTTGGTTGCCGAAATTTACGGACCGGATTACGACCAGCAAATTGAAGTGGGTCGCCAGGTGAAAAAACTATTTTCGGAAACGGCTGATGTGGTGGATATTGACTGGCAGGTAGAAGACGACCAGGTAGAGTATAAATTTAACGTACTTAAAGAGAAAGCTGCACTGATGGGTGTTTCAACACAACAGGTTGTAAGCAGCGTGGCAATGGCTCTTGGTGGACAAGAAGTTGCACAGCTGTATGCTGAAAAAGAACACGAGCAGGTGGGCATTGCGCTTCGTTTTTCGGAAGATGAACGCTCCAGTATTGAAGACCTGAAAAAGGTAAATATTATGAGCATGACCGGACAGACAGTTGCCCTGGGTGATGTGGTTGAAATTAAAGAAGAAATTCAGGACAAGAGTATTTACCGAAAAAACCAAAAGCGTGTGGTATATGTAACGGCTGATGTTGCCGGAAAACTGGAGAGTCCGGTTTACGGTATTTTGGAAATGAGTGAAAACCTGAATCAAATAAAACTTCCTGAAGGTTATGTGTTAAATGAAGAATTTACAGAACAGCCATTTGTTCAAGACAATTACAGCCTAAAATGGGATGGTGAATGGCAAATTACTTATGAAGTTTTCCGCGACCTGGGAGCAGCTTTTGCAGTAGTTCTGTTAGTTATTTACATGCTTATAATCGGTTGGTTCCAGAATTTTACCGTGCCTTTTGTAATGATGGTAGCCATTCCATTATCGCTGGTAGGTATTTTGTTAGGCCACTGGATGATGGGAGCATTCTTTACTGCAACTTCCATGATTGGTTTAATTGCCCTCGCCGGAATTATGGTTCGAAACTCCATATTGCTTATCGACTTTATAAATCTCAGGCTAAAAGATGGAATACCATTAAAAGATGCAGTAATTGAGGCCGGTGCGGTACGTACCACTCCTATTCTGCTTACTGCCGGTACTGTGGTTATTGGAGCTGTGGTTATTCTGTTTGACCCGATATTCCAGGGCCTTGCCATTTCTCTTATGGGCGGAACCATTGCATCTACATTTTTAACACTAATTATTGTTCCGCTGATTTATTATATGACAGAGAAGAAAAAGTACCCGGAGAAAAAACAAGAAAACCTTTCACCGGAGTTACAGGAAAATGATAAAACTAATAAGGAGGAAAACTAA
- a CDS encoding 4Fe-4S binding protein translates to MKEITILSGKGGAGKTSITAALATLCKSAVFCDNDVDASDLHLIFKPEVKESHQFDSGSIATILSDQCTNCGLCLEACRFEAIFTNESGIPEVNPFQCEGCRLCERLCPANAIKTNKNLNNSWFISTTRFGTMVHAKMAPGEENSGKLVTQIREKSKELALAQNAQFIINDGPPGIGCTAISSITGTDAVLLIIEPTVSGLHDAKRLVKLVRSFNVPLFAAINKFDINTDFTSKVEAYLKENGIPLSGKIPFSELFVEAMLKEQSVVEFAPDHPVNEELSKLWNFISCS, encoded by the coding sequence ATGAAAGAAATTACAATTTTAAGTGGTAAAGGAGGTGCCGGAAAAACAAGTATTACTGCTGCCCTGGCAACTTTATGCAAAAGTGCTGTTTTTTGCGACAATGATGTTGATGCCTCCGACCTGCATTTAATTTTTAAACCAGAAGTTAAGGAATCACACCAATTTGATAGCGGGTCGATAGCGACAATTTTGTCGGACCAATGCACAAATTGTGGATTGTGCCTTGAGGCTTGCCGCTTTGAGGCAATATTTACAAACGAAAGTGGTATACCTGAAGTTAATCCCTTTCAGTGTGAAGGGTGCCGTTTATGCGAACGACTTTGTCCGGCAAATGCAATTAAAACCAACAAAAACCTGAATAACAGCTGGTTTATTTCCACAACACGTTTTGGAACCATGGTACATGCCAAAATGGCACCTGGAGAAGAAAACTCGGGAAAACTGGTTACACAAATCAGAGAAAAATCGAAAGAACTGGCACTGGCACAAAATGCTCAATTTATTATCAACGACGGTCCTCCGGGGATTGGATGTACAGCTATATCTTCAATTACCGGTACCGATGCCGTTTTACTGATAATAGAACCAACAGTTTCGGGATTACACGATGCCAAACGTTTGGTAAAACTCGTACGTTCGTTTAATGTCCCCCTGTTTGCCGCAATAAACAAATTTGATATCAACACCGATTTTACTTCGAAAGTGGAGGCCTATTTAAAAGAAAATGGAATTCCGCTCTCGGGCAAAATTCCATTTTCCGAATTGTTTGTTGAAGCTATGCTAAAAGAACAATCGGTGGTCGAATTTGCACCAGATCATCCTGTTAATGAAGAATTAAGCAAACTTTGGAACTTTATTTCCTGCTCCTAA
- a CDS encoding alpha/beta hydrolase family protein — translation MKKLLFFIIFCLCFSTGYAQSGKVLESLKFESEVVDYPVAYSVYLPPDYESSNRSYPVLYLLHGYSDDETGWIQFGEANSIADRGIIAGDFPPCIIVMPDGKVSWYINSADGKDRWEDMFIQEFIPFVEQKYRIRQKKEFRAIAGLSMGGNGALLLAMKHTDLFSSCVAMSAGTFTDEEILANDKYDHYFGSIYGAKKENAVSEHWKANSPLHLLDTVDKLKLNSVRWYIDCGDDDFLYKGNAALHVKMKDLGIQHEFRVRNGGHEWSYWRTGLFDGLQFISAKFRR, via the coding sequence ATGAAAAAATTGCTCTTTTTTATCATTTTCTGCCTTTGCTTTTCGACTGGATATGCGCAAAGTGGCAAAGTTTTAGAATCGTTAAAATTTGAAAGTGAGGTTGTGGATTACCCCGTAGCGTATTCTGTTTATTTACCACCCGATTATGAAAGCTCGAACAGGAGTTACCCGGTACTGTATCTTTTACATGGCTATTCTGACGATGAAACCGGGTGGATTCAGTTTGGGGAGGCAAACAGTATAGCCGACCGCGGAATTATTGCAGGCGATTTTCCGCCTTGCATTATTGTTATGCCCGACGGTAAAGTATCGTGGTATATAAATAGTGCCGATGGAAAGGATCGCTGGGAAGATATGTTTATCCAGGAGTTTATTCCTTTTGTCGAGCAGAAGTATCGAATTCGTCAGAAGAAAGAATTCAGGGCGATAGCCGGATTATCAATGGGAGGTAATGGTGCCTTACTGTTGGCGATGAAACATACAGATTTATTTTCGTCGTGTGTTGCCATGAGTGCCGGCACATTTACCGATGAAGAGATTCTAGCCAATGATAAATACGATCATTATTTTGGTTCGATTTACGGTGCCAAAAAAGAAAACGCTGTGAGCGAGCACTGGAAAGCTAACAGCCCGTTACATTTGCTCGATACGGTGGATAAATTAAAGCTTAACTCGGTGCGCTGGTATATTGATTGTGGCGATGATGATTTCTTGTATAAAGGCAACGCTGCACTCCATGTAAAAATGAAAGATTTGGGGATTCAGCATGAATTTAGAGTGCGCAACGGAGGTCATGAATGGAGCTATTGGCGCACAGGACTTTTCGATGGACTTCAGTTTATTTCGGCAAAATTCAGAAGATAA
- a CDS encoding efflux RND transporter periplasmic adaptor subunit, whose translation MKAQLKKSKFIIAVALLSIIAISCGKKEKDNSTTKQEKITVQTTLAKLADYPVMHSFSGKLEADKQSNLSTRIMGQISRIYVKPGQKVSNGDLLVQIRNQDILAKKAQVEANKVEATTAFESAEKDLKRFEALYAAESASDKEMDDIRTHYNMAKARLAAIEQMEKEVEETMRYALIRAPYSGVITSKFVQEGDMANPGMPLLSMESPSQWKVIARIPEADIAKVKLNDAVKVRFTAVEAELDGKIVEINPSTTNTGNQYQAKVLVTIPENCSAKLYSGMYAEVLFKHGTQKRILVDKNALVHRGQLVGIYAVSQSGNALLRWVKTGKTFGNKIEIISGLSDGEEYIESTESKLFDGALVANN comes from the coding sequence ATGAAAGCACAATTAAAAAAATCAAAATTTATTATTGCTGTTGCATTACTATCAATAATTGCAATTTCATGTGGTAAAAAAGAAAAAGATAATTCAACCACAAAACAAGAAAAAATTACAGTTCAAACCACACTGGCAAAATTGGCCGATTACCCTGTTATGCATAGTTTCTCAGGCAAACTTGAAGCCGATAAACAAAGTAACCTAAGTACCCGAATTATGGGACAGATAAGCCGTATTTATGTAAAACCCGGGCAAAAGGTTAGTAACGGCGACTTATTGGTTCAAATAAGAAACCAGGATATTTTAGCAAAAAAAGCACAGGTGGAAGCCAATAAAGTGGAAGCAACAACAGCTTTTGAAAGCGCGGAAAAAGACCTGAAACGATTTGAAGCCCTTTATGCAGCCGAAAGTGCATCAGATAAAGAAATGGATGACATACGCACCCACTACAACATGGCCAAAGCCCGTTTGGCAGCCATTGAGCAAATGGAAAAAGAAGTTGAAGAAACCATGCGTTATGCTCTAATTCGCGCACCATACAGCGGTGTTATCACCAGTAAATTTGTACAGGAAGGCGATATGGCTAACCCGGGAATGCCACTGTTAAGCATGGAAAGTCCGTCGCAGTGGAAAGTAATTGCACGTATACCCGAAGCCGATATTGCAAAAGTAAAGTTAAACGATGCGGTTAAAGTTAGATTTACTGCAGTTGAAGCCGAGCTGGATGGAAAAATAGTAGAGATAAACCCGTCAACCACCAATACCGGCAACCAATACCAGGCTAAAGTTTTGGTAACAATACCTGAAAATTGTTCAGCTAAACTTTACAGCGGCATGTATGCCGAGGTACTGTTTAAGCACGGCACACAGAAACGAATTCTTGTGGATAAAAATGCCTTGGTACACCGCGGACAGTTAGTTGGTATTTATGCCGTAAGCCAAAGTGGTAATGCCCTGTTGCGCTGGGTAAAAACCGGAAAAACATTTGGAAACAAGATTGAAATAATTTCCGGATTAAGTGATGGTGAAGAATATATTGAATCAACTGAAAGCAAGCTTTTTGACGGAGCTTTAGTTGCTAACAATTAA
- a CDS encoding DUF5320 domain-containing protein — protein MPGLDQTGPMGQGAQTGRKQGRCNTTENAEQVMNFGRRGGRGFRFRNQSSDETVITNSGRGNRRGRGMGFGRMKK, from the coding sequence ATGCCAGGACTAGATCAAACCGGGCCAATGGGCCAAGGAGCTCAAACCGGAAGAAAACAAGGAAGATGCAACACTACTGAAAATGCAGAACAGGTAATGAATTTTGGTCGCCGAGGAGGAAGAGGTTTCAGGTTCCGCAATCAAAGCAGCGACGAAACAGTTATAACAAACAGTGGGCGAGGTAACAGAAGAGGCCGGGGTATGGGTTTCGGTCGAATGAAAAAATAA
- a CDS encoding DUF308 domain-containing protein has translation MTDNKNKKLADSVWKLILVRGIILLVVGLILLLFPKATLTTLIFILGIYWLIDGVVTLYNTWRLRKLRKNWWWGLITGGLGIIAGIIVILKPFSSSVLTTSFLMWFLGVVALINGISGVITGIKVRNLNTGERSMLWGGIFSIILGIILISSPYTSALAIVKIIGAFAIFAGVITLLIANRVKKKTEESEL, from the coding sequence ATGACAGACAACAAAAACAAAAAATTAGCAGATAGTGTATGGAAATTAATTTTAGTGCGCGGCATTATCCTCCTGGTAGTTGGACTCATCCTGCTTCTTTTCCCAAAAGCAACCTTAACTACTCTTATTTTTATACTGGGTATTTACTGGTTAATTGACGGAGTAGTTACCTTATATAACACCTGGCGATTACGAAAGTTAAGAAAAAACTGGTGGTGGGGATTAATTACCGGTGGTTTAGGTATTATTGCCGGAATTATTGTGATATTGAAGCCCTTCTCAAGTTCTGTTTTAACCACCTCCTTTCTAATGTGGTTCCTTGGTGTGGTAGCTTTAATCAATGGTATTTCGGGCGTTATTACCGGAATAAAAGTACGCAACTTAAACACTGGCGAACGGTCTATGTTATGGGGCGGTATTTTCTCAATCATCCTTGGTATTATTCTAATATCATCGCCATACACCTCGGCGCTGGCAATTGTGAAAATTATTGGTGCATTTGCAATATTTGCCGGAGTTATCACCTTGCTAATTGCTAATCGTGTTAAAAAGAAAACAGAAGAATCAGAGCTATAG
- a CDS encoding NifB/NifX family molybdenum-iron cluster-binding protein: MKTIITSSGDNVDAKFDLRFGRAGWFCVYDKETHTANFIENSFKNSNGGAGTKSSEMAAELGATQIISGHFGPKAKDMLEKFNIRMIELNEEELNVKDVIFKIENN; encoded by the coding sequence ATGAAAACAATAATTACTTCTTCAGGAGATAATGTAGATGCTAAATTTGATTTGCGTTTTGGACGAGCAGGTTGGTTCTGTGTATACGATAAAGAAACACATACCGCCAATTTTATTGAAAACAGCTTTAAAAACTCAAATGGTGGAGCAGGCACAAAATCGTCAGAAATGGCAGCAGAACTTGGTGCCACACAAATTATTTCAGGTCATTTTGGCCCCAAAGCAAAAGATATGCTTGAAAAATTTAACATCCGGATGATCGAGTTAAATGAAGAAGAATTAAATGTAAAAGATGTGATTTTTAAAATTGAAAACAATTAG
- a CDS encoding ATP-binding protein — protein MQIAIASGKGGTGKTTVSVNLLHFLTKKYEKVKLIDCDVEEPNSLLFFPGAILKTDTPVFTEVPEIDGEKCTFCKKCVEWCEFNAISIVKKLHFTEVNYDLCHSCGACFEACEFNAIKSVQRPLGNLSEYTTPQGESVAEGRLEIGSAMQTALIKQLKKQQIQETGITLLDAPPGTSCPVVETVATADYVILVTEPTPFGLHDLKLTVELLDDLKKPFGVIVNKAGLGNNKVFSYLKKNNISLLGEIPFSKNYAKRYSTGKLFESIPIEVETTYNSIIDQLKPVLQSA, from the coding sequence ATGCAAATTGCAATAGCAAGCGGCAAAGGCGGCACAGGAAAAACAACGGTTAGTGTAAACTTGCTTCATTTTTTGACAAAGAAATACGAAAAGGTTAAACTTATCGATTGTGACGTAGAAGAACCCAACAGTCTTTTGTTCTTTCCGGGAGCAATACTAAAAACAGACACACCGGTATTTACTGAAGTACCGGAAATAGATGGAGAGAAATGTACTTTCTGTAAAAAATGTGTAGAATGGTGCGAATTTAATGCAATAAGTATTGTGAAAAAACTGCATTTTACCGAAGTTAATTACGACCTGTGTCATTCGTGCGGAGCATGTTTTGAAGCCTGCGAGTTTAATGCCATTAAATCTGTACAGAGGCCACTCGGAAATCTCTCGGAATACACTACCCCGCAGGGCGAATCGGTTGCCGAGGGTCGCCTGGAAATAGGCTCGGCAATGCAAACGGCATTAATAAAACAGTTAAAAAAACAACAAATACAAGAAACAGGAATTACACTTTTGGATGCTCCTCCCGGAACCAGTTGCCCTGTGGTGGAAACAGTTGCAACAGCAGACTATGTAATTTTAGTAACAGAACCAACACCTTTTGGCTTGCACGATTTAAAACTTACAGTAGAGTTGCTTGACGATCTTAAAAAACCTTTTGGCGTTATAGTTAACAAAGCCGGACTAGGCAACAACAAGGTATTTAGCTACCTGAAAAAGAACAATATTTCTTTACTCGGAGAGATTCCCTTTTCAAAAAATTATGCAAAAAGGTATTCAACAGGTAAGCTTTTTGAGTCGATTCCTATTGAGGTTGAAACGACTTATAATTCAATAATTGATCAATTAAAACCGGTTTTGCAGAGTGCATGA
- a CDS encoding MBL fold metallo-hydrolase, with protein sequence MQTENLTITILTENVAGGKFLAEHGLSYLIEIDEEQILFDTGHSDVFLQNAGKLKIDIGNDVNKVVLSHGHWDHGDGLIHLSNKQLFTHPASFSKRFRKADHTPVGLKISRKQALQNFDLTESSTSLKLSNNLYFLGEIPRKNNFESFTTDFMLADGTDDFIIDDTALAAIVNNQLVVITGCSHSGICNICEYAKIVTGIKEIRAVIGGFHLKKQDGQTQNTIKYFQKNKVGILLPSHCTALPALALFYQTFTITQVKTGMTFRF encoded by the coding sequence ATGCAAACCGAAAATCTGACAATAACTATTTTAACTGAAAATGTGGCCGGAGGTAAATTTTTGGCCGAACACGGATTGTCTTATTTAATTGAAATTGATGAAGAACAAATTTTATTTGACACGGGGCATTCTGACGTTTTTTTACAAAACGCCGGAAAGCTAAAAATAGATATCGGCAATGATGTAAATAAAGTGGTACTAAGCCACGGACACTGGGATCATGGCGATGGGTTAATTCACCTGAGCAACAAGCAGCTGTTCACGCATCCGGCAAGTTTTTCAAAACGGTTTAGAAAAGCTGACCACACCCCTGTTGGTCTTAAAATATCACGTAAACAGGCTTTGCAGAATTTTGATCTAACAGAGAGTTCTACATCATTAAAGCTAAGCAATAATCTCTATTTCCTGGGCGAAATTCCACGCAAAAATAACTTTGAAAGCTTTACCACTGATTTTATGCTGGCTGATGGTACAGATGACTTTATTATTGATGATACAGCGCTGGCTGCAATTGTAAACAACCAGTTGGTAGTTATAACCGGGTGCTCGCATTCCGGAATATGTAACATTTGCGAATATGCCAAAATTGTTACCGGAATAAAAGAAATAAGAGCCGTAATTGGAGGTTTTCACCTTAAAAAGCAAGATGGTCAAACCCAAAACACCATTAAATATTTTCAGAAAAATAAAGTTGGAATTTTATTGCCGTCGCACTGCACAGCCCTTCCAGCGCTGGCTCTTTTTTATCAAACGTTTACCATTACCCAGGTAAAAACCGGCATGACTTTTCGCTTTTAA
- a CDS encoding NifB/NifX family molybdenum-iron cluster-binding protein: MKKKIAVPVDENGILDGHFGHCKYFALIDIENGKIVKEENVTPPPHEPGVLPKWLAGKGVTDVLAGGMGHKAIQIFNYNDVNVFVGAPKLSASELALGFIEKSIEFTANYCDH; the protein is encoded by the coding sequence ATGAAGAAAAAAATTGCGGTTCCTGTTGATGAAAACGGGATATTAGACGGACATTTCGGACATTGCAAATATTTTGCATTGATTGATATTGAAAATGGGAAAATAGTAAAGGAAGAAAACGTTACTCCTCCTCCCCATGAGCCGGGTGTTTTACCAAAATGGCTTGCAGGGAAAGGCGTTACCGACGTTCTTGCCGGAGGAATGGGACACAAAGCTATTCAGATATTTAATTACAACGACGTAAATGTTTTCGTAGGTGCACCAAAATTAAGTGCTTCGGAATTAGCGCTTGGTTTTATCGAGAAATCAATTGAGTTTACAGCCAATTACTGCGATCACTAA